A region of Nitrosomonas stercoris DNA encodes the following proteins:
- a CDS encoding RecBCD enzyme subunit RecC — protein MSAGSFNNGFMVIHGNQPEWLRQLLIHWFKAHPLHPLEDEIILVQSNGIAQWLKLALAQNTADDPSSSGGCGIAAALEILLPARFIWRVYRAVLGADAVPDTSSFDKSFLIWRLMRLLPKVTLQLGYEPLARFLEADNDLRKRYQLATKIADLFDQYQVYRADWLTAWANGDDILYNAHHIARPLATQHSWQAMLWRALLADAGTTDQSSRATVHANFLAACQQLEHRPAELPRRITVFGLSSLPRQSLEVLLAISRITQVILCVHNPCEYYWTDLLTEQDHARRTSRRHARKKNAPATITEEMLHLHAHPLLAAWGKQGRDYIALLDELDQPDTYRPLFEQANERIDLFHSHGDSTLLNQLQDDIRLLRTVAETRATWPPVDPAQDYSIRFHCAHSMQREVEIVHDQILAALNADATLRPRDIIVMVPDVNSYAPHIEAIFAQIDPSDARYIPFSIADLTQRQQIPLISALEFLLHITEARLTANELLDLLNVPAVRQRFGLTETDLPQLHQWIRQTNIRWGLHNKHRAQFIPSQTQSQQRNEQNTWLHGLKRMLLGYATGYDPTGRADYSWHDIEPYGEISGLEATLVGALSHLLLQLEILLQTFTAPASPTIWGQRLQSLLQNFFQTEHPSDTALLLQLQTSLQTWLETCTSTHFTEAIPLAIVREHWLNQIDQPNLTQRFMLGTLTFATLMPMRAIPFRMVCLLGMNDSEFPRVHPPVDFDLMAQDIRPGDRSRREDDRYLFLEALLSAREKLHISWIGKNILDNSDLPPSVLVSQLRDHIAAGWQLATSTTSTSTSNEDLLAALTVEHKLQAFNQDYFGSESSTASPFFTYAREWERNAACTPAAHLPSSPLPPAILEHPLSLGQLAAFLKNPVQTFCRERLGIYYEIDILEHEDHEPFVLDGLNQWLLQDELIQVRLDAIQHGHDETAAMTQQFARIQRRGELPLGEMTTLLTRSLSAPLDEMFTRYREINAAWPHPLEDQTFEYVYHTTEGATYTIQDSITQYYGNDHSQQLCRIELNSSDILTNKKPRYDKLLSVWLLHLAAHLNGQSLTTYIIGKDGQTVIPPLAFETAQQYFDAIIAAYLGNLRAPLPLAPKTGFAWLKKQGTPVTGSPFDTDQHDAVHAVRKHYEGDDYQQGEVTQNAYLQRFYPTFTQLWSNGTFTQLCETLYAPLMRHLSQSQASKAN, from the coding sequence TTGTCTGCAGGATCATTTAATAACGGCTTCATGGTGATCCATGGCAATCAACCAGAGTGGTTGCGGCAATTACTGATCCATTGGTTCAAGGCGCATCCACTGCACCCATTGGAAGACGAAATTATTCTGGTGCAAAGTAACGGCATTGCTCAATGGCTGAAGCTAGCACTGGCACAAAATACTGCCGATGATCCTAGTAGTAGCGGTGGCTGTGGCATTGCTGCTGCGCTAGAAATACTGTTACCTGCGCGTTTTATCTGGCGAGTTTATCGCGCAGTACTGGGCGCAGACGCTGTACCAGATACCTCTTCTTTTGATAAATCTTTTTTAATTTGGCGCTTGATGCGCCTGTTACCCAAGGTTACTTTGCAGCTTGGTTATGAACCGCTGGCTCGTTTTCTGGAAGCAGACAACGATCTGCGCAAACGCTATCAACTAGCCACCAAAATCGCTGATCTTTTCGATCAGTATCAAGTTTATCGGGCGGATTGGCTAACAGCCTGGGCCAATGGTGACGACATACTGTATAACGCGCATCATATTGCCCGCCCGCTAGCTACTCAACACAGTTGGCAAGCTATGTTATGGCGCGCCTTGTTGGCGGATGCAGGAACCACCGATCAAAGCAGTCGTGCTACTGTACATGCGAATTTTCTCGCTGCTTGTCAACAACTGGAACATCGTCCTGCGGAACTACCACGACGCATAACAGTATTTGGTCTATCTTCCTTGCCGCGCCAATCGCTAGAAGTATTGCTGGCAATTTCACGTATCACGCAAGTCATTTTGTGCGTACACAATCCTTGTGAATATTACTGGACTGATTTACTGACTGAACAAGATCATGCACGGCGCACTTCGAGGCGTCATGCTCGCAAAAAAAATGCACCAGCCACTATCACTGAAGAGATGCTGCACCTACATGCCCACCCGCTGCTGGCTGCGTGGGGTAAACAAGGACGAGATTACATTGCTCTACTGGATGAATTAGATCAACCAGATACTTATCGTCCTTTATTTGAACAGGCCAATGAACGCATTGATTTGTTTCATAGCCACGGTGACAGTACGCTACTCAATCAATTACAAGATGATATTCGCCTGTTGCGCACCGTAGCAGAAACGCGCGCCACCTGGCCGCCAGTTGATCCCGCTCAGGATTATTCCATCCGCTTTCACTGTGCACATAGTATGCAGCGCGAAGTCGAAATTGTGCATGATCAAATATTAGCTGCGCTCAATGCAGATGCCACCTTGCGCCCCCGCGATATTATTGTCATGGTGCCTGATGTCAACAGTTATGCGCCTCACATTGAAGCCATATTTGCACAGATTGATCCCAGTGATGCGCGCTATATTCCATTTTCAATTGCGGATCTCACACAACGGCAACAAATTCCTCTTATTTCTGCACTAGAATTTTTATTGCATATCACGGAAGCACGTCTCACTGCTAACGAACTACTGGATTTACTCAACGTACCGGCTGTTCGCCAGCGCTTTGGCTTGACTGAAACAGACTTGCCCCAATTACACCAATGGATTCGGCAGACCAATATTCGCTGGGGATTACACAACAAACATCGCGCACAATTTATTCCAAGCCAAACACAATCCCAACAGAGAAATGAGCAAAATACATGGCTACACGGGCTTAAACGCATGTTGCTGGGCTATGCAACAGGATATGATCCCACTGGACGAGCAGATTACAGTTGGCATGATATTGAACCTTATGGAGAAATTTCGGGATTGGAAGCTACTCTAGTTGGGGCACTATCTCATCTGTTACTCCAGCTAGAAATACTCCTACAAACCTTTACCGCCCCCGCCTCCCCCACCATTTGGGGACAACGCTTACAATCACTGCTGCAAAATTTCTTTCAGACTGAACATCCCAGTGATACCGCGTTGCTATTACAGTTACAAACCAGTTTGCAAACCTGGTTGGAAACCTGCACCAGCACTCACTTTACAGAAGCTATTCCTTTAGCAATCGTCCGTGAACATTGGCTGAACCAGATTGATCAACCCAATCTGACACAACGTTTTATGTTGGGCACATTAACTTTTGCCACCCTCATGCCTATGCGTGCTATTCCTTTTCGCATGGTTTGTTTGTTGGGAATGAATGATAGTGAATTTCCGCGTGTACATCCTCCGGTTGATTTTGATCTCATGGCACAAGATATACGACCAGGAGATCGCTCTCGCCGCGAAGATGATCGCTATCTTTTTCTGGAAGCGCTGCTTTCCGCTCGAGAAAAACTGCACATCAGCTGGATTGGCAAAAACATACTGGATAACTCCGATCTTCCTCCGTCAGTACTCGTCAGCCAGTTACGAGATCACATTGCTGCCGGCTGGCAATTGGCTACATCAACCACATCCACCTCCACCTCAAACGAGGATTTGCTCGCAGCCCTCACAGTTGAACACAAACTGCAAGCTTTCAACCAAGATTACTTTGGATCAGAATCTTCCACCGCCTCTCCGTTCTTCACTTATGCACGAGAATGGGAACGCAACGCCGCTTGCACGCCTGCTGCCCATTTACCTTCCTCACCTTTGCCGCCAGCAATTCTCGAACATCCCCTTTCGCTTGGACAACTTGCTGCTTTTCTAAAAAATCCTGTACAAACCTTTTGTCGCGAGCGCTTGGGTATCTATTACGAAATAGATATTTTGGAGCATGAAGATCACGAACCTTTTGTACTGGATGGACTGAATCAATGGTTATTGCAAGACGAACTCATCCAAGTTCGGCTGGATGCTATCCAGCACGGGCATGATGAAACAGCCGCAATGACACAGCAATTTGCACGCATTCAGCGACGCGGCGAACTGCCATTGGGTGAAATGACCACATTGCTCACCCGCTCCTTAAGCGCTCCTTTGGATGAAATGTTCACGCGTTATCGTGAAATCAACGCAGCGTGGCCGCATCCTCTGGAAGATCAAACATTTGAATATGTTTATCACACGACAGAAGGCGCCACCTACACCATACAAGATAGCATTACGCAATATTACGGCAACGACCATAGCCAACAGTTGTGCCGCATTGAACTAAATTCCAGCGATATCCTGACCAACAAGAAGCCACGCTATGACAAATTACTATCTGTCTGGCTCTTGCATCTGGCAGCTCATCTTAACGGTCAATCGCTAACCACCTATATTATTGGCAAGGATGGACAAACGGTTATTCCTCCGCTGGCATTTGAAACTGCACAACAATATTTTGATGCCATCATCGCTGCCTATCTCGGAAATCTCCGCGCGCCCCTGCCACTAGCACCCAAAACTGGGTTCGCTTGGCTGAAGAAACAAGGTACACCAGTTACCGGCTCACCATTTGACACTGATCAGCACGACGCTGTGCATGCTGTACGTAAACACTACGAAGGAGATGATTACCAACAAGGTGAAGTAACGCAAAACGCCTATTTACAACGCTTTTATCCAACTTTTACTCAATTATGGTCAAACGGCACTTTCACACAGCTATGTGAAACATTATATGCCCCATTAATGCGCCATCTCTCGCAATCCCAGGCAAGCAAAGCGAATTAA
- a CDS encoding RecBCD enzyme subunit RecD: MRTQPTITQQQALTLLENWATQGLLRELDLALVRFLQAEVPAMEPALMLATALTSYQLGQGHVCLDLQQVLGNPAATLTLSLDKNNPTLMADVQYLKEQLAAWQAADWHIAPQQAKLINHGAGNTPLVLVKQRLYLRRYWRYERQIETAIQQRLLSSQQLLDHPSAAEFREKLDALFPPAPLTTQQANTTTTDWQKIAGALAAHSNFSLITGGPGTGKTTTVVRLLALLQSNALAENPTRPLTIRLAAPTGKAAARLQEAITGAIDKLPAFVQANSLLQAHIPNTVTTLHRLLGARPNTRLFRHHARNPLLLDVLVIDEGSMIDLEMMASVLLALPTHARLIILGDKDQLASVEAGSVLGALCQRAHQGHFLPETIRWIEATTGEHIDPALQDANGLPLDQHIVMLRTSRRFTDDSGIGQLAQAVNSGDLQTMAAIWQQDFHDLYRYDLPDLTDKRLQTILFGQMPQQNRPPGIIDYLHIIKTAHPPLEADKAAFDAWAQQILQTHSHFQLLCVLRDGPFGVSGLNHHIETLLANQQMIQPDGIWYEGRPILITRNDYALGLMNGDIGITLSYPTHNQATNTLEWGLRVAFIREDGSDTIRWIAPSRLQNSETVFALTIHKSQGSEFEHCALLLPSEPNPILTRELIYTGITRGKRWLSLICINNHNIINQAVTRTVQRSGGLFAENSHITTDC, encoded by the coding sequence ATGCGTACCCAACCAACTATCACACAGCAGCAAGCACTGACTTTGCTTGAAAACTGGGCCACGCAAGGTTTGTTGCGCGAACTGGATCTGGCTTTGGTACGTTTTCTGCAAGCCGAAGTGCCGGCTATGGAACCAGCACTCATGTTAGCCACCGCCTTAACCAGCTATCAATTGGGACAAGGTCATGTGTGTCTGGATTTGCAGCAAGTGTTGGGGAATCCAGCGGCAACTCTTACGCTATCACTCGATAAAAACAATCCCACTTTAATGGCCGATGTGCAATACCTCAAAGAACAATTAGCTGCCTGGCAAGCAGCGGATTGGCATATCGCACCGCAACAAGCAAAGTTAATTAATCATGGAGCAGGCAACACACCATTAGTGTTAGTCAAACAGCGCCTTTACCTGCGCCGCTATTGGCGTTATGAACGTCAGATTGAAACAGCTATTCAACAACGATTGCTCAGTAGCCAGCAACTGCTCGATCATCCCTCTGCAGCTGAATTTAGAGAAAAATTAGACGCACTTTTTCCGCCTGCCCCACTCACAACACAACAAGCTAATACTACAACGACTGATTGGCAAAAAATTGCTGGTGCACTGGCTGCTCACAGTAATTTCAGCCTCATTACTGGTGGGCCTGGCACTGGCAAAACTACCACAGTTGTACGGCTGCTGGCCTTGTTGCAATCTAACGCTTTAGCTGAAAACCCAACTCGCCCTTTAACTATTCGGCTCGCTGCCCCCACCGGCAAAGCAGCAGCGCGCTTGCAAGAAGCAATTACCGGTGCAATCGACAAATTGCCTGCTTTTGTCCAGGCTAATTCCTTATTACAAGCACATATTCCCAATACTGTCACCACGCTGCATCGCTTGCTCGGTGCTCGCCCCAATACCCGGCTGTTTCGCCATCATGCGCGTAATCCACTGTTGCTTGACGTGCTGGTCATTGATGAAGGTTCTATGATCGATCTGGAAATGATGGCCTCTGTCCTGCTGGCGCTGCCTACGCATGCTCGACTCATTATTTTGGGTGATAAAGATCAACTGGCTTCCGTTGAAGCCGGTTCCGTACTGGGTGCCTTGTGCCAACGTGCACACCAAGGCCATTTTCTGCCCGAAACAATTCGCTGGATTGAAGCAACTACCGGAGAACATATTGATCCTGCACTGCAAGATGCCAACGGGTTGCCACTTGATCAGCATATCGTGATGTTACGTACAAGTCGGCGCTTTACAGATGACAGTGGAATCGGACAATTGGCACAAGCTGTCAATAGTGGAGATTTGCAAACCATGGCTGCTATCTGGCAGCAAGATTTTCACGATTTATACCGTTACGATTTACCTGATCTGACAGATAAACGCTTGCAAACCATCTTGTTCGGTCAGATGCCTCAACAGAATCGTCCACCTGGCATAATTGATTATTTACATATCATCAAAACAGCACATCCTCCACTGGAAGCTGACAAAGCTGCGTTCGATGCCTGGGCACAGCAAATATTGCAAACACACAGTCATTTCCAGTTGCTGTGTGTACTTAGAGATGGCCCATTTGGCGTTAGTGGTTTAAATCACCATATTGAAACGTTGCTAGCCAATCAACAAATGATTCAGCCTGATGGCATCTGGTATGAAGGACGCCCTATCCTTATTACCCGCAACGATTATGCACTTGGCCTGATGAATGGTGACATTGGCATTACACTTAGCTATCCGACACACAACCAGGCTACCAATACGCTGGAATGGGGTTTGCGCGTTGCCTTTATCAGGGAAGATGGTAGTGACACTATTCGCTGGATTGCTCCCAGCCGTCTTCAAAACAGCGAAACTGTTTTTGCCCTAACGATTCACAAATCACAAGGTTCCGAATTCGAGCATTGTGCATTGCTCCTACCCTCAGAACCTAACCCCATCCTGACACGTGAACTTATTTATACCGGTATTACCCGTGGCAAACGCTGGCTATCTCTGATCTGTATCAACAATCACAACATCATCAATCAGGCAGTTACCCGCACTGTGCAACGTTCTGGCGGTTTGTTTGCTGAAAACAGCCATATAACTACTGACTGCTAG
- a CDS encoding 1,6-anhydro-N-acetylmuramyl-L-alanine amidase AmpD → MLINHEGYLVPVRYIPSPNCDERPDPHAINLLVIHAISLPPEEFGGEGVIELFTNQLDPQAHPYYQQLEGLRVSSHFFIRRTGEIIQFVPCVLRAWHAGTSSWQGRICCNNFSIGIELEGSDHQPFEAVQYTQLAELTQTIQVAYPIRDIVGHADIAPQRKTDPGPCFDWRYYGQLLAEN, encoded by the coding sequence ATGCTAATCAATCATGAAGGTTATCTCGTTCCGGTTCGTTATATTCCATCGCCCAATTGTGACGAGCGGCCAGATCCACATGCTATTAACCTGTTGGTGATTCATGCCATTAGTTTGCCGCCGGAGGAATTTGGTGGGGAAGGGGTGATAGAGCTATTTACTAACCAACTAGATCCGCAGGCACATCCTTATTACCAGCAATTGGAAGGGTTGAGGGTATCCAGTCATTTTTTTATTCGGCGCACTGGAGAAATAATTCAGTTTGTTCCTTGTGTGCTACGTGCCTGGCACGCGGGAACGTCTAGCTGGCAAGGGCGTATTTGCTGCAATAATTTTTCAATTGGCATTGAGCTGGAAGGCAGTGATCATCAGCCGTTTGAAGCGGTGCAGTATACTCAACTGGCCGAACTCACGCAGACTATACAGGTGGCTTATCCTATTCGCGATATTGTTGGGCATGCCGATATTGCACCACAAAGAAAAACGGATCCCGGTCCTTGTTTTGATTGGCGATATTATGGCCAATTACTGGCGGAGAACTAG
- a CDS encoding CDP-diacylglycerol--glycerol-3-phosphate: protein MLINLPNSLTWLRIMAIPLFVGIFYLPTEWMSVTTQNLVATIIFAVAAITDWLDGYLARALNQTSAFGAFLDPVADKLMVTAALIVLVYLGRVDMSIALIIIGREITISALREWMAKIGRSKSVAVSLLGKFKTAAQMIAIPLLLYHDKVNDSFEPQVIGTWLIYIAAVLTLWSMAYYLKAAVPHAIEHR from the coding sequence ATGCTGATAAATCTTCCCAATTCTTTAACATGGTTGCGCATTATGGCGATACCGTTATTTGTTGGTATTTTTTATCTGCCAACAGAATGGATGTCTGTGACGACACAAAATCTGGTGGCGACGATCATTTTTGCTGTAGCAGCGATAACAGATTGGCTAGATGGTTATCTGGCACGGGCACTTAATCAGACTTCCGCATTTGGTGCCTTTCTTGACCCTGTGGCGGATAAGTTGATGGTAACTGCTGCATTGATTGTGTTGGTGTATTTGGGGCGAGTGGATATGTCAATTGCGCTGATTATTATTGGGCGAGAAATTACTATTTCAGCATTGCGTGAATGGATGGCAAAAATAGGTAGATCCAAAAGTGTGGCGGTTTCTCTACTGGGAAAATTCAAAACAGCAGCCCAAATGATTGCTATTCCTTTGTTGCTTTATCATGACAAGGTTAATGATTCATTTGAACCACAAGTCATTGGTACCTGGCTTATTTATATTGCCGCTGTTTTGACGTTGTGGTCGATGGCCTACTATTTAAAGGCTGCCGTTCCTCATGCAATCGAACACCGCTAG
- a CDS encoding RecBCD enzyme subunit RecB has protein sequence MNTSDTLPLDPLTFPLTGSRLIEASAGTGKTFTIAMLYVRLILGHQGAAAFSGGALTPPEILVVTFTEAATKELRDRIRSRLTEAARYFRMDSTVLQSLDQAADPLLQLVFNYPTAEWPSCARKLELAAEWMDEAAISTIHGWCYRMLREHAFASQSLFTQELVTDQSELRAEIVRDYWRTFFYPLTAEALACVTQYWQQPAKLERAIIPLLDHVTLLDSPADQPATIISDSIQNKRNLLIKLKQPWTNWADEILHLLETAKAAKQLDGRKLRADWYQNWLHKLKQWATDPEADTLDLGAGWQRLTSTGINDAWKNDAPPAHPAFAAIADLQTALEQLPDPKLALLRHATHWVAEKFTATQTHHAQIGFDDLLVNLKTALAGEYGEQLAGTIRQQFPVALIDEFQDTDPVQYHIFERIYAISTQRDDCALILIGDPKQAIYAFRGADIYTYLEARKAVQGKLHTLGTNFRSTQAMVNMVNYCFAHIENQANSSGAFLFKTSGDNPIPFLPVKAHGREEVFQVASETQPAMILAILDTQTPLAKSAYITQMSAICATQITAWLNQGKQQQTGFIGPNTPLRPVQPSDIAILVNNSNEAAHIRQALLQRGIRSVYLSDKDTVYTTPQALEIYRWLAACAEPDNHSLLRAALSTPSLGLTLAELDAFNTDEESWEERVLQFRNYHELWQKQGILPLLHRILLDFKCGDRLLALKADERGQSGERIITDFLHLAELLQQASFTLEGKHALLRFLAEQIAAPTSGETDSKKLRLESDADLIKVITIHKAKGLEYPLVFLPFIANTRPVNKHDIPITWHDANGKLNLSLEATPDIIEQADRERLSEDIRKFYVALTRARYSTWLGLAPLADNPPSAVNYLFELNHVPAAHYFTALQTFAQNQSAIHVTHAPKSSQTHYLAATQSSQFGKARRLQRIVRENWRISSYSALRTAESDPGISVWQEDTPQAENLLEAQLSSLTDTAIETPPTDFVYPQQTATGTALSIHHFFKGAQAGVFLHAIMEWLAKHGLTQALADEAALQHMIEQQCQLRQWEAWGPTLVDWIKQILTTPLPFGTTEIRLSTLTSIKAEMEFWVAVDHVNLALLDATVIQHTLAARARPHLTSSILNGILKGFMDLVFEHQGRYYIMDYKSNWLGMEDQAYTAAAMDETVRKNRYELQYVIYLFALHRLLQARLPAYDYDQHIGGAACLFMRGINAPGHGVHFERPPKALIIALEQLFTGQAK, from the coding sequence ATGAATACCTCTGATACTCTTCCTCTTGACCCGCTGACTTTTCCCTTGACTGGCAGTCGTCTGATCGAAGCCAGTGCTGGTACCGGCAAAACCTTTACTATCGCTATGCTGTATGTGCGGCTGATTCTAGGCCATCAAGGCGCTGCCGCATTTTCTGGTGGAGCGTTGACGCCACCGGAAATTCTAGTGGTGACCTTCACCGAAGCAGCCACCAAAGAATTGCGTGATCGCATTCGCTCCCGTTTAACTGAAGCAGCACGTTATTTTCGAATGGATAGCACAGTTCTTCAATCCCTTGATCAGGCAGCGGACCCTTTGTTGCAATTGGTGTTCAACTATCCAACTGCTGAATGGCCAAGCTGCGCACGCAAACTTGAATTGGCAGCAGAGTGGATGGACGAAGCAGCCATCTCAACCATTCACGGCTGGTGCTATCGCATGTTGCGAGAACACGCTTTTGCCAGCCAAAGCCTCTTCACACAGGAATTGGTTACTGACCAAAGCGAGTTACGCGCAGAAATAGTCCGCGATTACTGGCGCACTTTTTTCTACCCACTCACGGCAGAAGCGCTTGCTTGTGTCACGCAATATTGGCAACAACCTGCCAAGCTGGAACGTGCGATTATTCCCTTACTTGATCACGTCACACTGCTTGATTCTCCCGCCGATCAGCCTGCTACCATTATCAGTGACAGCATTCAAAACAAGCGTAATCTGCTAATCAAGCTCAAACAACCTTGGACGAATTGGGCCGATGAAATATTACATCTGCTGGAAACAGCCAAAGCTGCCAAGCAGCTTGACGGGCGCAAGTTACGTGCAGATTGGTATCAAAATTGGTTACACAAATTAAAACAGTGGGCGACTGATCCTGAAGCTGACACACTTGATCTCGGTGCAGGATGGCAACGCTTAACATCAACCGGAATAAACGATGCCTGGAAGAATGATGCACCCCCTGCCCATCCAGCTTTTGCTGCCATAGCTGATTTACAAACAGCGCTTGAGCAACTGCCTGATCCGAAACTGGCGTTACTCAGGCACGCCACGCACTGGGTAGCAGAAAAATTCACGGCTACTCAAACCCATCATGCTCAAATTGGCTTTGATGATTTATTGGTTAACCTCAAAACCGCGCTAGCAGGTGAGTACGGCGAACAATTGGCTGGCACAATCCGCCAGCAATTTCCAGTAGCGCTTATCGATGAATTTCAGGATACCGATCCTGTTCAATACCATATCTTTGAGCGTATTTATGCAATCTCTACCCAACGTGATGATTGTGCCCTTATTCTGATTGGCGATCCCAAACAGGCAATTTACGCTTTTCGGGGCGCAGATATTTATACCTATCTCGAAGCACGCAAAGCAGTGCAAGGAAAACTGCATACACTGGGAACCAATTTCCGTTCCACTCAAGCTATGGTGAATATGGTTAACTATTGCTTTGCACACATTGAAAATCAAGCCAATTCATCCGGTGCATTCTTGTTTAAAACATCAGGCGATAATCCCATTCCTTTCTTGCCAGTCAAGGCACATGGTCGCGAAGAAGTATTTCAAGTAGCCAGCGAGACACAACCCGCTATGATATTAGCAATACTGGATACGCAGACACCCCTTGCAAAATCTGCCTATATCACACAAATGTCTGCTATCTGTGCTACACAAATCACCGCTTGGCTTAACCAAGGGAAGCAGCAACAAACAGGTTTCATTGGACCGAATACACCATTACGCCCTGTGCAACCAAGTGATATTGCTATTTTGGTTAACAACAGCAATGAAGCCGCACATATTCGCCAAGCCTTGCTACAACGTGGCATACGCTCGGTTTATTTATCTGACAAAGATACCGTTTACACTACCCCACAAGCACTGGAAATTTATCGTTGGCTGGCAGCTTGTGCTGAACCAGATAATCATTCTCTGTTACGTGCCGCACTGTCTACCCCTTCTCTCGGGCTTACTTTGGCTGAACTGGATGCTTTCAATACCGACGAAGAAAGCTGGGAGGAACGCGTGCTCCAGTTCAGGAATTATCATGAGTTATGGCAAAAACAAGGCATTCTGCCATTGTTACACCGTATTCTGCTGGATTTTAAATGCGGAGATCGCTTGTTAGCACTCAAAGCTGATGAACGAGGCCAAAGCGGGGAACGCATCATCACAGATTTTTTGCATCTAGCCGAACTACTGCAACAAGCAAGCTTTACTCTGGAAGGCAAACACGCATTGTTGCGCTTTCTGGCAGAACAAATCGCTGCTCCTACAAGTGGAGAAACCGATAGCAAAAAATTACGGCTGGAAAGCGATGCCGATCTAATCAAAGTCATCACCATTCACAAGGCAAAAGGGCTTGAATATCCACTGGTTTTTTTACCATTCATTGCTAACACACGCCCGGTTAACAAGCACGATATACCGATCACATGGCACGATGCTAATGGCAAACTCAATCTTTCTCTGGAAGCGACGCCTGACATCATCGAACAGGCAGATCGCGAGCGTTTAAGCGAAGATATACGCAAATTTTATGTCGCGCTGACACGTGCACGCTATTCGACCTGGTTAGGACTAGCACCCTTGGCAGACAACCCACCAAGCGCAGTGAATTACCTGTTCGAACTCAATCATGTACCGGCAGCACACTATTTCACCGCACTACAAACATTTGCTCAGAACCAATCTGCCATTCACGTCACGCATGCCCCAAAGAGTAGCCAGACACATTACCTTGCAGCAACCCAATCTTCGCAATTTGGCAAGGCACGCCGTCTGCAGCGTATTGTGCGGGAAAATTGGCGCATCAGCAGCTATTCCGCATTACGCACTGCTGAGTCTGATCCAGGCATCTCGGTATGGCAGGAAGATACACCACAAGCAGAAAATCTGTTGGAAGCACAGCTTTCATCTCTGACTGATACCGCAATAGAGACACCACCTACAGATTTTGTGTATCCCCAGCAAACAGCTACTGGCACCGCGCTATCCATTCATCACTTCTTTAAAGGCGCCCAAGCCGGTGTATTTTTGCATGCAATCATGGAATGGCTAGCTAAACATGGTTTGACTCAAGCATTAGCGGACGAAGCAGCTTTGCAGCACATGATTGAACAGCAATGCCAATTGCGTCAATGGGAAGCTTGGGGACCCACACTGGTCGACTGGATCAAACAGATACTCACAACGCCCCTACCCTTTGGCACAACAGAAATACGCCTTTCGACACTGACCAGCATCAAAGCTGAAATGGAATTTTGGGTAGCGGTGGATCACGTTAATCTGGCACTGTTGGATGCTACTGTTATTCAACATACATTGGCCGCACGAGCCCGCCCGCACTTAACTTCAAGCATATTAAACGGCATACTCAAAGGTTTTATGGATCTGGTATTTGAGCACCAAGGGCGCTATTACATTATGGATTACAAATCAAACTGGCTGGGTATGGAAGATCAAGCTTACACCGCTGCTGCCATGGATGAAACCGTACGTAAAAATCGTTATGAGCTTCAGTATGTCATTTACTTGTTCGCTCTGCACCGGTTACTGCAAGCACGCCTACCTGCTTATGATTACGATCAGCATATTGGGGGTGCAGCTTGTCTCTTCATGCGTGGTATCAATGCACCTGGTCATGGTGTTCACTTTGAACGCCCCCCTAAAGCATTGATCATCGCGCTAGAACAACTGTTTACAGGCCAAGCAAAATAG